In the Sinorhizobium arboris LMG 14919 genome, one interval contains:
- a CDS encoding heme biosynthesis protein HemY has protein sequence MIRILFFVLLVLCLALGLAWLADRPGELSLIWQGQLIEMSLMRAASILISLIAAVLIVVWLLRTIWLSPHTVTRYFRARKRDRGYQALSTGLIAAGAGDANLARKMAARTRGLINSDQEPLIHLLEAQTALIEGKYDDARRKFEAMADDPETRELGLRGLYLEAKRLGANEAARQYAERASEKAPHLAWATLATLDHRSQARQWDEAIRLLDQSRAARVLERKEADRKKAVLLTARAMERLDADPKSARDDAQAALKLDDSLVPAALVAAKALFREDNLRKGASILEKMWKSDPHPDIARLYVRARGGDSALDRLKRAKRLESLRSNNAVALATVAEAALDARELALARTKAEAAARLEPTESIFLLLADIEEADTGDQGRIRHWMAQALKSPRDPAWTADGVTSPVWLPVSPVSGRLDAFEWKAPPSQIAAATQDGHPNPDEAIRSLPPVSAAPRAAEEPARAEVAETAPPAEHGQAEHEKAISIPDRKEPPASPARKKDAEEAPDPFFGRPPDDPGVREPAPAEQNTANFRLF, from the coding sequence ATGATCCGGATACTGTTCTTCGTCCTGCTCGTCCTCTGCCTTGCTCTCGGCCTTGCCTGGCTCGCGGATCGCCCCGGGGAATTGTCGCTGATCTGGCAAGGTCAGCTGATCGAGATGAGCCTGATGCGCGCCGCCTCGATCCTGATCTCGCTCATCGCTGCCGTTCTGATCGTCGTCTGGCTGCTCCGCACGATCTGGTTGTCGCCGCATACCGTCACGCGTTACTTTCGCGCCCGCAAGCGCGATCGCGGCTATCAGGCGCTGTCGACAGGCCTGATAGCGGCAGGCGCCGGCGACGCCAATCTCGCCCGCAAGATGGCCGCCCGCACGCGAGGCCTGATCAACTCGGATCAGGAGCCGCTCATCCATCTGCTTGAAGCGCAGACCGCGCTGATCGAGGGCAAATACGACGACGCCCGCAGAAAATTCGAGGCGATGGCGGACGACCCCGAGACGCGCGAACTCGGCCTGCGAGGGCTCTATCTGGAGGCCAAGCGGCTCGGCGCCAACGAGGCTGCGCGCCAATATGCCGAGCGCGCCTCCGAGAAGGCGCCGCACTTGGCGTGGGCGACCCTGGCAACGCTCGACCACCGCAGCCAGGCACGGCAATGGGACGAGGCTATCCGTCTGCTCGATCAGAGCCGCGCCGCGCGCGTTCTCGAAAGAAAGGAAGCGGACCGGAAAAAGGCCGTGCTTCTGACCGCGCGGGCAATGGAAAGGCTGGACGCAGACCCGAAATCCGCGCGTGACGACGCGCAGGCGGCGCTGAAGCTCGACGACAGCCTTGTGCCGGCGGCGCTCGTTGCCGCCAAGGCATTGTTTCGGGAGGACAATTTGCGCAAGGGCGCTTCGATCCTCGAAAAGATGTGGAAATCGGATCCTCATCCGGACATCGCCCGTCTCTATGTGCGGGCGCGCGGCGGCGATTCCGCCCTCGACCGTCTGAAGCGGGCGAAGAGGCTCGAATCACTCCGCAGCAACAATGCCGTCGCGCTGGCCACGGTCGCCGAGGCGGCGCTCGATGCGCGCGAACTTGCTCTTGCGCGGACGAAAGCCGAGGCCGCCGCCCGGCTCGAGCCGACCGAGAGCATTTTCCTGTTGCTCGCGGATATCGAGGAAGCGGACACTGGCGACCAGGGCCGCATCCGTCACTGGATGGCACAGGCGCTGAAGAGCCCGCGCGATCCCGCCTGGACCGCCGACGGGGTCACCTCGCCGGTCTGGCTGCCGGTCTCGCCGGTCAGCGGCCGCCTCGACGCTTTCGAGTGGAAGGCCCCGCCGTCACAGATTGCCGCCGCAACGCAGGACGGGCATCCGAACCCCGATGAGGCAATTCGCAGCCTTCCGCCTGTCTCGGCCGCGCCCCGCGCCGCCGAAGAACCGGCGCGGGCGGAAGTGGCCGAGACCGCCCCGCCGGCGGAGCACGGCCAGGCCGAGCACGAAAAGGCGATCAGCATTCCCGACCGGAAGGAACCGCCCGCTTCGCCCGCCAGGAAAAAGGACGCCGAAGAGGCACCGGATCCCTTTTTCGGCCGCCCCCCGGACGACCCCGGCGTGCGCGAACCGGCGCCGGCGGAACAGAACACCGCCAACTTCCGTCTCTTCTGA
- a CDS encoding glutamine amidotransferase, with the protein MPPQAPDAKRDTKRPILIVLHQERSSAGRVGHILEKKGFSLDIRRPALGDELPSTLEAHSGTIIFGGPMSANDEEEFVRREIDWLSVPLLENKPYLGICLGAQMLARNLGGKVEAHHEGITEIGWYPLRATEAGKALMDWPAMVYHFHREGFDLPRGAELLATGDTYPNQAFRYGENAWGIQFHGELTRAMMHRWVVHGAHRFALPGAQLGKAHLEGRMLHDHPLRTWMENFLELIFMEGEGARGRNSGMVQQLPAS; encoded by the coding sequence ATGCCGCCACAGGCCCCAGACGCCAAGAGGGACACCAAAAGACCCATCCTCATCGTGCTTCATCAGGAGCGATCGAGCGCCGGCCGCGTCGGCCACATTCTCGAGAAGAAGGGGTTCTCGCTCGACATTCGCCGTCCGGCGCTGGGCGACGAGCTGCCGTCCACGCTGGAAGCGCATTCGGGCACGATCATCTTCGGCGGACCGATGAGCGCCAATGACGAGGAGGAATTCGTCCGACGCGAAATCGACTGGCTATCGGTACCGCTTCTGGAAAACAAACCCTATCTCGGCATCTGCCTCGGGGCGCAGATGCTGGCCCGAAACCTCGGCGGCAAGGTCGAAGCCCATCACGAAGGCATAACCGAAATCGGCTGGTACCCGCTGAGAGCCACCGAGGCCGGCAAGGCGTTGATGGACTGGCCGGCGATGGTCTATCATTTCCACCGCGAAGGCTTCGACCTGCCGAGGGGCGCCGAATTGCTGGCAACCGGCGACACCTATCCCAACCAGGCCTTCCGCTACGGCGAGAACGCCTGGGGCATCCAGTTCCACGGCGAGCTGACGCGGGCGATGATGCATCGCTGGGTGGTGCACGGCGCCCACCGCTTCGCGCTCCCCGGCGCACAGCTGGGCAAAGCGCATCTGGAGGGCCGGATGCTGCACGACCATCCCTTGCGGACATGGATGGAGAATTTCCTGGAGCTGATCTTCATGGAGGGCGAGGGTGCAAGAGGGCGCAACAGCGGCATGGTGCAGCAATTGCCAGCTTCCTGA
- a CDS encoding alkaline phosphatase D family protein — translation MAAPRNTLTRRSFLFCAGAAGLVASSGLATPFYARGYGRPEFAHGVQSGDVDTSSGMIWTRVDRPARVSVEYSTTESFSNAVRLADIDATPLTDCAVKCRLDKLLPDQDIFYRFIATDLHDANRVSEPVVGRFRTAPLRRRSVRFVWSGDTAGQGWGIDEVGMKTYSTMRLHEPDFFIHSGDTIYADNPIPDEIKLRDGGMWKNRIVTPEKRDVARTLEEYRGQWKYNLLDEHVRGLHAECPTFYQWDDHEVLNNWSASTDLSDDPRYPEKDVAVYAARAARAFHEMTAIRTWPTEPGRIFRKIAYGPLLDVFFVDLRSYRGPNQGEGDPGLFGWRQADWLKRELAASSATWKVIACDMPVGLVVWDDYSARRGSDAIADGDNGAPKGRETEFADLLRFIRDNAIDNIVWLTADVHYTAAHHYDPSRAAFKDFSPFWEFVSGPLHSGTYGPKELDMTFGPEVRFIKASGGGIESNLPPSAGLQFFGIVDISGQTRQMTVRLMDRQDQELWRVTLDPAASA, via the coding sequence GATACGAGCTCGGGGATGATCTGGACGCGGGTCGATCGGCCGGCGCGCGTCTCGGTCGAATACTCGACCACCGAGAGCTTTTCGAATGCCGTCAGGCTTGCCGATATCGATGCGACGCCGCTGACCGACTGCGCCGTCAAGTGCCGGCTCGACAAGCTGCTGCCGGACCAGGACATCTTCTATCGCTTCATCGCGACCGATCTCCACGATGCCAATCGCGTCTCCGAACCGGTCGTCGGGCGCTTCCGGACGGCACCCTTGCGCCGCCGCTCCGTGCGCTTCGTCTGGTCCGGCGACACGGCGGGGCAGGGCTGGGGCATCGACGAGGTCGGCATGAAGACCTATTCGACCATGCGGCTGCACGAACCGGATTTCTTCATCCATTCCGGCGACACGATCTATGCCGACAATCCTATCCCCGACGAGATCAAGCTGCGCGACGGCGGCATGTGGAAGAACCGGATCGTCACGCCCGAGAAGCGCGACGTCGCGCGCACCCTCGAGGAATATCGTGGCCAGTGGAAATACAACCTGCTTGATGAGCACGTGCGGGGGCTCCATGCCGAATGTCCAACCTTCTACCAGTGGGACGACCACGAGGTCCTGAACAACTGGTCGGCCTCGACCGATCTCAGCGACGACCCGCGCTATCCCGAAAAGGATGTGGCCGTCTATGCCGCCCGCGCGGCCCGCGCGTTCCACGAGATGACGGCGATCCGCACATGGCCGACCGAGCCGGGTCGCATCTTCCGCAAGATCGCCTACGGGCCGCTGCTCGACGTCTTCTTCGTCGATCTGCGCTCCTATCGCGGTCCCAACCAGGGCGAGGGGGATCCGGGCCTCTTCGGCTGGCGGCAGGCGGACTGGCTGAAGCGCGAGCTTGCGGCGTCCAGCGCCACCTGGAAGGTGATCGCCTGCGACATGCCGGTCGGCCTCGTCGTCTGGGACGACTACTCGGCAAGGCGCGGATCGGATGCCATCGCCGATGGCGACAATGGCGCGCCGAAGGGGCGCGAAACGGAATTTGCGGATCTCCTGCGCTTCATCCGCGACAATGCGATCGACAACATCGTGTGGCTGACGGCGGACGTGCATTACACGGCGGCACACCACTACGATCCCTCGCGCGCCGCCTTCAAGGACTTCTCGCCCTTCTGGGAGTTCGTCTCCGGGCCGCTTCATTCCGGCACCTACGGACCGAAGGAGCTCGACATGACCTTCGGCCCGGAGGTCCGCTTCATCAAGGCGTCGGGCGGAGGAATCGAGAGCAACCTGCCGCCCTCGGCGGGCCTGCAATTCTTCGGTATCGTCGATATCAGCGGCCAGACGAGGCAGATGACCGTGCGGCTGATGGACCGGCAGGACCAGGAACTCTGGCGGGTAACCCTCGATCCGGCGGCTTCCGCTTGA
- a CDS encoding uroporphyrinogen-III synthase, whose protein sequence is MRVLVTRPRPTAERTAARLGSMGHEAVILPLMQAQHLAGAVRAALSEPHQAIAVTSAEAVRVLGSLGSGLEQHLATPLFAVGEATARAAGDLGFTDIRIGPGTGEGLAETVAAHLPLGGTLAYLAGSPRTDGFERSLHGRRIGHRTVECYRMTPVHYPAETLPGLVRAGPFDAVLLYSRETARRLVAGLRESGLEPADLAARFLCLSWPIREILPADLACEIAAAPDEESLFTLL, encoded by the coding sequence ATGCGCGTGCTCGTGACCCGGCCACGTCCGACCGCCGAAAGGACGGCAGCAAGGCTTGGTTCCATGGGCCATGAAGCAGTCATCCTGCCGCTGATGCAGGCGCAGCATCTCGCCGGGGCGGTTCGGGCCGCATTGAGTGAGCCCCACCAGGCGATCGCCGTCACCAGTGCGGAGGCGGTCCGCGTCCTCGGCTCGCTTGGATCCGGGCTGGAGCAGCACCTTGCCACACCGCTCTTCGCCGTGGGCGAAGCGACGGCGCGCGCCGCAGGCGATCTCGGATTTACCGATATCCGCATCGGTCCGGGAACCGGCGAGGGCCTCGCGGAGACGGTGGCTGCCCACCTCCCCCTCGGCGGAACGCTGGCCTATCTCGCCGGTTCGCCGCGGACCGACGGTTTCGAGCGATCACTGCACGGGCGGCGGATCGGCCACAGGACCGTCGAATGCTACAGGATGACGCCGGTCCACTATCCTGCGGAGACCCTGCCCGGGCTCGTCCGCGCAGGCCCTTTCGATGCGGTGCTGCTCTATTCCCGCGAGACCGCGCGACGCTTGGTCGCAGGATTGCGGGAGAGCGGACTTGAACCCGCGGACCTTGCGGCCCGCTTCCTGTGCCTGAGCTGGCCGATCAGAGAGATCCTGCCGGCCGACCTTGCCTGCGAGATTGCAGCGGCGCCCGACGAGGAAAGCCTCTTCACGCTTCTTTGA
- a CDS encoding GNAT family N-acetyltransferase, with the protein MKTVSIEVRPGEPHEAAAIADVHRVSWLQAYGGIIPHRPLVRMVNRRDETWWRKATRGPATLLVVDVAGTIAGYATLGLSRARALPQEGEIYEIYLRPEYQGIGLGRVLFGEAKSLLKSLGCEGLVVWCLEDSANAYNFFHSAGGRDIAEGMEDFGEKHLKKVGFVWN; encoded by the coding sequence ATGAAGACTGTTTCGATCGAGGTTCGGCCTGGGGAGCCGCATGAGGCGGCGGCGATTGCCGACGTGCATCGCGTTTCCTGGCTGCAGGCCTATGGCGGCATCATTCCGCACCGCCCCCTTGTCCGAATGGTCAATCGTCGCGACGAGACCTGGTGGCGCAAGGCCACGCGCGGACCGGCGACCCTTCTCGTCGTCGATGTCGCTGGAACGATTGCCGGCTATGCGACACTGGGCCTGAGCCGCGCGCGCGCGCTGCCCCAGGAAGGCGAGATCTACGAGATTTATCTCCGGCCCGAATATCAGGGCATCGGCCTCGGGCGCGTCCTCTTCGGCGAAGCAAAGAGCCTCCTGAAGTCGCTCGGCTGCGAAGGGCTCGTCGTCTGGTGCTTGGAAGACAGCGCGAATGCCTATAATTTCTTCCATTCGGCTGGCGGCCGCGACATTGCCGAAGGCATGGAGGATTTCGGCGAGAAGCACCTGAAGAAGGTCGGCTTCGTCTGGAACTGA
- a CDS encoding YggT family protein: MIAVIGTLNFIINIAWFLIIASAIFSWLYAFNVINVNNQAINMIGRSLYQLTEPLYRPIRRVLPDMGGVDLSPLVVLVILYFIQLFLNTTIAPALLR, from the coding sequence ATGATTGCTGTCATCGGCACCTTGAACTTCATCATCAACATTGCGTGGTTTCTGATCATCGCCTCGGCCATCTTCTCCTGGCTCTATGCGTTCAACGTGATCAACGTGAACAATCAGGCGATCAACATGATCGGCCGCTCGCTCTATCAGCTGACCGAGCCGCTCTACCGGCCGATTCGGCGCGTGCTGCCCGACATGGGCGGCGTCGACCTTTCGCCGCTCGTCGTGCTGGTGATCCTCTATTTCATCCAGCTGTTCCTGAACACCACCATCGCTCCGGCGCTGCTGCGCTAG
- a CDS encoding TerB family tellurite resistance protein, whose amino-acid sequence MFERFRAFLEGMTGSMRIETGDPRVAVIGLCFQVMEADGAVRSSERRKMRKLIKEHYKLDDAALNALIAAGESAESEAIDFYQFTSDIKRHLSEEQRIELVGMLWEIVYADGARSEMEDHVIWRIADLLGVSGRDRVLKRQEAAAKIDMVEENEAQQEG is encoded by the coding sequence ATGTTTGAACGTTTTCGCGCATTTCTGGAAGGAATGACAGGCTCGATGCGGATTGAAACGGGCGACCCGCGAGTCGCGGTGATCGGCCTCTGCTTCCAGGTCATGGAAGCGGACGGCGCGGTCCGCAGCTCGGAGCGACGCAAAATGCGCAAGCTCATCAAAGAGCACTACAAGCTCGACGACGCCGCTCTCAACGCACTGATCGCGGCCGGCGAGAGCGCCGAAAGCGAGGCGATCGACTTCTACCAGTTCACGTCCGATATAAAGCGGCACCTGTCGGAGGAGCAGCGCATCGAGCTCGTCGGCATGCTGTGGGAAATCGTTTACGCCGACGGCGCGCGCAGCGAAATGGAGGACCACGTGATCTGGCGGATTGCCGACCTCCTCGGCGTTTCGGGACGTGACCGGGTCTTGAAACGCCAGGAAGCAGCGGCCAAGATCGACATGGTGGAGGAGAACGAGGCGCAACAGGAAGGTTGA
- the ppa gene encoding inorganic diphosphatase, producing MRIDAISIGKNPPEDVNVIVEVPVGGHPIKYEMDKEAGTLVVDRFLYTPMTYPGNYGFVPHTLSDDGDPIDVLICNTRPLVPGCVINVRPIGVMMMEDNSGQDEKIIAVPSAHLTKRYDKVHDYTDLPEITLKQIEHFFEHYKDLEPGKWVKIFGWKNAGTAKQLIREAVERAKTKK from the coding sequence ATGCGGATCGACGCGATTTCCATCGGAAAGAATCCACCGGAAGATGTCAATGTAATCGTGGAAGTCCCGGTCGGCGGGCATCCGATCAAGTACGAAATGGACAAGGAGGCCGGCACGCTGGTGGTCGACCGCTTTCTCTACACGCCGATGACCTATCCGGGCAATTACGGCTTCGTGCCGCACACGCTTTCCGACGACGGCGATCCGATCGACGTGCTGATCTGCAATACCCGTCCGCTGGTCCCTGGCTGCGTCATCAATGTCCGCCCGATCGGCGTGATGATGATGGAAGACAATTCCGGCCAGGACGAGAAGATCATCGCGGTCCCCTCCGCCCATCTGACCAAGCGCTACGACAAGGTGCACGATTACACCGACCTGCCGGAAATCACGCTCAAGCAGATCGAGCACTTCTTCGAGCATTACAAGGATCTGGAGCCCGGCAAGTGGGTGAAGATCTTCGGCTGGAAGAATGCAGGCACGGCCAAGCAGCTGATCCGCGAAGCGGTCGAACGCGCCAAGACGAAGAAATAA
- the typA gene encoding translational GTPase TypA, whose amino-acid sequence MSIRNIAIIAHVDHGKTTLVDELLKQSGSFRENQRVAERMMDSNELEKERGITILAKATSVEWKGTRINIVDTPGHADFGGEVERILSMVDGAIVLVDAAEGPMPQTKFVVGKALKVGLRPIVAINKIDRPDARHEEVINEVFDLFAALDATDEQLDFPILYGSGRNGWMNVSPEGPQDEGLAPLLDLVLDHVPEPSVGEGPFRMIGTILEANPFLGRIITGRIHSGSIKPNQAVKVLGQDGKVLESGRISKILAFRGIERQPIEEAHAGDIVAIAGLSKGTVADTFCDPAINEPLKAQPIDPPTVTMSFLVNDSPLAGTEGDKVTSRVIRDRLFKEAEGNVALKIEESSEKDSFFVSGRGELQLAVLIETMRREGFELAVSRPRVVMHRDENGQLLEPIEEVVIDVDEEHSGVVVQKMSERKAEMAELRPSGGNRVRLVFFAPTRGLIGYQSELLTDTRGTAIMNRLFHDYQPYKGEIGGRVNGVLLSNDAGESVAYAMFNLEDRGPMIIDAGEKVYAGMIIGIHTRDNDLEVNVLKGKKLTNMRASGKDEAVKLTPPIRMTLDRALSWIQDDELVEVTPKSIRLRKVHLDPNERKRFEKSRTAGAA is encoded by the coding sequence ATGAGCATTCGTAACATCGCGATCATCGCGCACGTCGACCATGGGAAAACCACGCTCGTCGACGAACTCCTGAAGCAGTCGGGCTCCTTCCGCGAGAACCAGCGGGTCGCCGAACGCATGATGGATTCCAACGAACTGGAAAAGGAGCGCGGCATCACCATCCTCGCCAAGGCGACCTCGGTCGAGTGGAAGGGTACGCGCATCAATATCGTCGACACCCCCGGCCACGCCGACTTCGGCGGTGAAGTCGAGCGCATATTGTCGATGGTGGACGGCGCCATCGTTCTGGTCGACGCCGCCGAAGGTCCGATGCCGCAGACGAAGTTCGTCGTCGGCAAGGCGCTCAAGGTCGGTCTTCGGCCGATCGTGGCGATCAACAAGATCGACCGTCCCGACGCCCGGCACGAAGAAGTCATCAACGAGGTATTCGATCTCTTCGCGGCGCTCGATGCGACCGACGAGCAGCTCGACTTCCCGATTCTCTACGGTTCCGGCCGCAACGGCTGGATGAACGTAAGCCCGGAAGGCCCGCAGGATGAGGGGCTGGCACCGCTTCTCGATCTCGTTCTCGATCACGTTCCGGAGCCGAGCGTCGGCGAAGGTCCGTTCCGGATGATCGGCACCATTCTCGAGGCCAATCCTTTCCTCGGCCGCATCATCACCGGGCGCATTCATTCCGGTTCGATCAAGCCGAACCAGGCGGTCAAGGTCCTCGGGCAGGACGGCAAGGTACTCGAGTCCGGACGCATCTCCAAGATTCTTGCCTTCCGCGGCATCGAGCGTCAGCCGATCGAGGAAGCCCATGCAGGCGACATCGTGGCGATCGCCGGCCTCTCCAAGGGTACCGTTGCCGATACGTTCTGTGATCCGGCCATAAACGAGCCGCTGAAGGCGCAGCCGATCGATCCGCCGACCGTCACAATGTCCTTCCTCGTCAACGATTCTCCGCTCGCCGGCACCGAAGGCGACAAGGTCACTTCGCGCGTCATCCGCGACCGCCTGTTCAAGGAAGCCGAGGGCAACGTCGCGTTGAAGATCGAGGAATCGTCCGAGAAGGATTCGTTTTTCGTGTCGGGCCGCGGCGAATTGCAGCTCGCGGTTCTGATCGAAACGATGCGCCGCGAAGGCTTCGAACTCGCCGTCTCGCGTCCGCGCGTGGTCATGCACAGGGATGAGAATGGACAGCTCCTGGAGCCGATCGAGGAGGTCGTCATCGACGTCGACGAAGAGCATTCGGGCGTCGTCGTTCAGAAGATGTCCGAGCGCAAGGCCGAAATGGCCGAGCTTCGTCCGTCCGGCGGCAACCGCGTCCGGCTCGTGTTCTTCGCGCCGACCCGCGGTCTCATCGGCTATCAGTCGGAGCTTCTGACCGACACGCGCGGCACGGCGATCATGAACCGCCTGTTCCACGACTATCAGCCGTATAAGGGCGAGATCGGCGGCCGCGTAAACGGTGTTCTGCTCTCGAACGACGCCGGCGAGTCCGTGGCTTACGCGATGTTCAACCTGGAAGACCGCGGCCCGATGATCATCGATGCCGGCGAAAAGGTCTATGCCGGCATGATCATCGGCATTCATACGCGCGACAACGATCTGGAAGTGAACGTCCTGAAGGGCAAGAAGCTGACCAACATGCGCGCATCCGGCAAGGACGAGGCGGTAAAGCTGACACCGCCGATCCGCATGACGCTCGACCGGGCGTTGTCATGGATCCAGGACGACGAACTGGTCGAGGTTACGCCGAAGTCGATCCGGCTTCGCAAGGTGCATCTCGATCCCAACGAGCGCAAGCGCTTCGAGAAGTCGCGGACAGCCGGCGCGGCTTAA
- a CDS encoding COG4223 family protein, whose translation MASEKPPRRPKSGKEPLTIDLDAEKTAESAAAADGEAGSDKPADVSAVEAAETGEVRIGEVENNETGIGEPRSPGDDPRQEEKETEEARADAAAAAFDAELPHGSNGEMAEPKKRQGTGAGALAAGILGGLIALAGAGVLQYAGYVPAPGPERTGGEPNLAGEIEAIKAELQARTPAAAVDVVPLENRLAALEQAAREPGAAAAAPEVKALEAEVANLTNEMAALKTELAETRQAADAAKAELSGRIDQAEQKLNEPANDIEMAKAVAVTALKTAIDRGGPFLAELDALRSIAPEDPAVKELADVAATGVATRTELKDSFRPAADAMLDALHQPDPNQGIFDRLVSSAMSGIRVRPVGSVEGDTPEAVIARIEDKLDNGDLKGASLEWDSLPEAARSAGQGFKEKLDRRLGVETVIDAAVAGTMTRTGTQG comes from the coding sequence ATGGCATCGGAAAAGCCGCCGCGCCGCCCGAAATCCGGGAAAGAACCGCTGACGATCGATCTCGATGCGGAGAAGACTGCGGAGTCCGCGGCCGCCGCCGACGGGGAAGCTGGATCGGACAAGCCGGCGGATGTATCGGCAGTCGAGGCGGCGGAAACCGGCGAAGTGAGGATCGGCGAAGTCGAAAACAACGAGACCGGCATCGGCGAACCTCGATCGCCGGGGGACGATCCGCGACAAGAGGAGAAAGAGACCGAGGAAGCGCGCGCCGACGCGGCCGCGGCCGCCTTCGATGCGGAGCTTCCGCATGGGAGCAATGGCGAAATGGCCGAGCCGAAGAAGAGGCAAGGAACGGGCGCAGGCGCGCTTGCGGCCGGCATCCTCGGCGGCCTCATAGCGCTGGCAGGTGCCGGCGTGCTGCAATATGCCGGTTACGTTCCGGCACCCGGGCCGGAGCGGACGGGCGGCGAGCCGAACCTTGCGGGCGAGATCGAAGCGATCAAGGCCGAGCTTCAGGCCCGGACCCCGGCGGCAGCCGTGGACGTCGTCCCACTGGAAAACCGTCTTGCTGCCCTGGAACAGGCAGCCCGAGAGCCCGGCGCGGCCGCAGCCGCACCTGAGGTCAAGGCGCTCGAAGCCGAAGTCGCCAACCTGACGAACGAAATGGCCGCCCTGAAAACCGAGCTTGCCGAAACGCGCCAGGCGGCGGATGCCGCCAAGGCGGAACTTTCCGGCCGTATCGACCAGGCGGAGCAGAAGCTGAACGAGCCTGCGAATGATATCGAGATGGCGAAGGCCGTAGCCGTCACCGCGCTGAAGACGGCGATCGATCGCGGCGGGCCGTTCCTCGCCGAACTGGACGCCTTGCGCAGCATTGCGCCCGAGGACCCGGCGGTCAAGGAACTGGCCGATGTCGCCGCGACCGGCGTCGCCACGCGGACTGAACTCAAGGACAGCTTCCGGCCGGCGGCGGACGCGATGCTGGACGCGCTGCATCAGCCCGATCCCAACCAGGGCATTTTCGATCGTCTCGTCTCCAGCGCCATGTCGGGCATTCGCGTGCGGCCGGTCGGCAGTGTAGAGGGCGACACGCCGGAAGCGGTAATCGCCCGCATCGAAGACAAGCTCGATAACGGCGATCTCAAGGGCGCATCGCTCGAATGGGACAGCCTCCCTGAGGCTGCGAGATCCGCCGGCCAGGGGTTCAAGGAGAAGCTCGACCGCCGGCTTGGCGTCGAAACAGTCATCGATGCCGCCGTCGCCGGGACCATGACGCGCACCGGTACGCAAGGCTAG